In one window of Henckelia pumila isolate YLH828 chromosome 1, ASM3356847v2, whole genome shotgun sequence DNA:
- the LOC140873978 gene encoding uncharacterized protein, whose product MAILHTSHLLYSLGLSGREAHLASAATLSSNIFTFSFFSRFLLAILHTSHLLYSLGPSGQEAHLASAAMLLSNIFTSLNYATVDELQAFNHLARDLATPATSIGSKVIDGMHTGTEVFYLQLQNDFCTVGEDYFLGWNILLDFEFFPGY is encoded by the exons ATGGCCATCTTGCACACCTCGCATCTGCTGTACTCGCTCGGGCTGTCGGGACGAGAAGCCCACCTCGCATCTGCTGCTACGCTCTCGTCGAACATCTTCACTTTCTCTTTTTTCTCTCGATTTTTGCTGGCCATCTTGCACACCTCGCATCTGCTGTACTCGCTCGGGCCGTCGGGACAAGAAGCCCACCTCGCATCTGCTGCTATGCTCTTGTCGAACATCTTCACTTCCTTAAACTATGCTACAG TTGACGAGCTACAGGCTTTCAATCACCTTGCTCGGGACTTGGCAACTCCGGCGACGAGCATTGGCAGTAAG GTTATTGATGGGATGCATACTGGAACTGAGGTTTTCTATCTTCAGCTTCAAAATGATTTCTGTACCGTGGGGGAAGACTATTTTTTAGGTTGGAATATATTACTAGATTTTGAGTTTTTTCCTGGTTACTAA